The nucleotide window CAATTGAGCCATTGACCTGCACGTTGTAAAACTAAACTAATTATTTCTTAGTTTCTTTATGTAAAGTAACTTTTTTGTCCCACTTACAGTATTTATTAATTTCTAATCTTTCAGTAGTATTTTTCTTATTTTTTGATGTGCTATAGTTTCTTCTTTTGCACTCTGTACATTCTAATTGAATATTTACTCTCAATTTTACACCTCCACTCATAACGGTATCATTTAGATCCTCCCATACACATACTGATTGTATAT belongs to uncultured Fusobacterium sp. and includes:
- the rpmG gene encoding 50S ribosomal protein L33 codes for the protein MRVNIQLECTECKRRNYSTSKNKKNTTERLEINKYCKWDKKVTLHKETKK